The window GTGGACCCTGCGAAACATACTGGCCGTGCGAAACAACCGCGAAACAAACACGAACAGCTTCTCCCACAGCGGAACCGGCCCGCCACATATAACGACACACTATGAGTCAATGAATAACCGCCCATTGTACGGCATATATATCAACCGTCACCCTATGTTGATGATAACAGGCTCTAATCTAGAGGATGTGCCACACAGCAGCAACGTATTTAAGCAGACAGCTTTGTCTGTCTGTCTGTGCAGTTAGTTGCTCGTACGTTCCCTTATTCCGTGCTGTCAATTTGTCTATATAGAAATATACATCTCTTCCATCGAGTCTAGTTCAGTTTATACCTCAACGCACATTTCCTGAGACCAATTGGATTGTTCTGACCGAATTCCACATACTTCTCGTACGTATTAATACAATTCCTCGTACTCATTCATTGTTCTCCCTCATTTTCCTTGCACACTCGACGACGATAAAGGGAAAcgaaaaaataaaaaattagaaCAATCAGACAAGATCTTTTCTctctttttcaataagatAAGATAACCAACAATGTCTGCTCCATTAGACGCTTCCAGACTGGAAATCACTCCAGTGGCCACCCCATCCAAACTAAGACCAAACGATGAATTAGTTTTCGGTAAGACTTTCACCGATCACATGTTGACCATTGAATGGACCTCTACTGAAGGTTGGGGAAACCCTCAAATCAAACCTTACGGTAACTTGTCTCTAGACCCATCCTCCGTGGTCTTCCATTATGCTTTCGAATTATTCGAAGGTATGAAGGCTTACAGAACAGAAGATGATAAGATCACTATGTTCCGTCCAGATATGAATATGATCCGTATGAACAAATCCGCCGCTAGAATTTGTCTACCAACTTTTGATGGTGAACAATTGATCGAATTGATCGGTAAATTGATCGAACAGGATAAGCATATGGTTCCTCAAGGTCAAGGTTACTCTCTATATATTAGACCAACTTTGATTGGTACCACTCCAACTTTAGGTGTTTCCACCCCAGATAGAGCCTTACTGTTTGTTATTTGTTCCCCAGTCGGTCCATATTACAAGACTGGGTTCAAAGCTGTTAGATTGGAAGCTACCGATTACGCTACTAGAGCTTGGCCAGGTGGTGTTGGTGACAAGAAATTGGGTGCCAACTATGCTCCTTGTGTCTTACCTCAATTACAAGCAGCTGAAAGAGGTTACCAACAAAACTTGTGGTTGTTTGGCCCAGAACATAACATTACTGAAGTTGGGACCATGAACGCATTCTTTGTGTTCAAGGATAACAAGACAGGTAAGAAAGAATTGGTTACCGCTCCATTGGATGGTACCATCTTGGAAGGTGTCACTAGAGATTCCATTTTACATCTATGTAGGGAAAGATTGGATTCTAATGAATGGGAAGTTAACGAACGTTATTGTACCATTGATGAAGTGGCTGAAAAATCCAAGAAGGGTGAATTGGTGGAAGCCTTTGGTTCAGGTACCGCCGCAGTGGTTTCTCCAATTAAGGAAATTGGTTGGAAGggtgaagaaattaacGTCCCATTATTACCTGGTGAACAATCTGGTCCATTGACTAAACAAGTGGCTGAATGGGTTGCTGCCATTCAATATGGTAAGGAAAAGCATGGTAATTGGACCAGAGTCATTGCTGATTTGAACTGAGCATTGTATGTTTGTATGTCTATATATTAAAATAGCATTGATAGCTAAGTATTacattttttgtttaatagATTACGACAATATTAAGTAAGACATGCTTAGAGTTAAAGACCAAAATATTGGGTTAGGTAATTTCTGTGACGGCTACATCCGTACATTTTTAAAACCCAGACCCTTCTGgtttttttatttccaaaattttattgCGCTTCTCAGAATATTTTCCGCGTGTCTTGCCAAAATTTTCCAGACTGACTGAGACTAGATGGCCAATCTTGCTAGTGAGTGAGTACCAGCTAGCTGCACTACGTACCGTAGACtatatgaaaaattacagCGCATTAGTAGTACTAGTCGACTTCAATAGACTTATACAGATCAACCCCGTATAGATATCAATCATTAAGGAAAGATGGCTAGAGGACCGTATGTTATTTGAGTAACAAGAGTGCAAAGGACCGATCAGGGAATATTGAATCCACTGAGAAATTACGTGATAATCACCAAAATGTTAATAGCAAGAACCATAGATCCCAGTATGGGAATAGTGAATACAATACAATTCCaatatcattttgaaaaagaatatCATGTTCGCCGATCAGACTAAATTGCCAGGAAACGAAGAATAGCTTTTTACTAACAATTActgaattattttatttctaatTCTCCATTACAAATAGAAAGAAGCATCTAAAGAGATTAGCAGCTCCACACCATTGGTTATTGGACAAACTATCTGGTTGTTACGCTCCAAGACCATCCGCTGGTCCACACAAATTACGTGAATCTTTACCATTGATCGTTTTCCTAAGAAACAGATTAAAGTATGCCTTGAACGGTCGTGAAGTTAAGGCTATCTTGATGCAACGTCATGTTAAGGTCGACGGTAAGGTCAGAACTGACACTACCTACCCAACCGGTTTCATGGATGTCATCACTTTAGATGCCACTAACGAAAACTTCAGATTGGTCTACGATGTTAAGGGTAGATTCGCTGTTCACCGTATCACCGATGAAGAAGCTACTTACAAATTAGCTAAGGTCAAGAAGGTCCAATTAGGTAAGAAGGGTGTTCCATACGTTGTTACCCACGATGGTAGAACTATTAGATACCCAGATCCAAACATCAAGGTTAACGACACCGTTAAAGTTGATTTGGCCTCTGGTAAGATTACCGATTATATTAAGTTCGATGCTGGTAAGTTAGTTTACGTTACTGGTGGTCGTAACTTGGGTAGAATTGGTACTATTGTTCACAAGGAAAGACACGATGGTGGTTTCGATTTAGTTCACATCAAGGATTCTTTGGACAACACTTTCGTCACCAGATTGAACAACGTTTTCATCATTGGTGAACCAGGTAAGCCATACATCTCCTTGCCAAAGGGTAAGGGTATTAAATTGACCATTGCTGAAGAACGTGACAGAAGAAGAGCTCAACAAGGTTTATAAACTTCTAAGCAATTCTGTTAATTAACCGGATATCTACTAAAATTTACATAACTAAGTTAcaatatataatttaaagcacaataaaatcaaataaaattatcaaaaatattttagcCTATTCGTTTGCTTTTTTACAAGGAACGGAGTTATTAAATCAAGATAAGTTCTCATTCCATCTCCATAGAAGAAGCGTCACTATTCATCACCTCGAATTATCTAGTTGTAACATTATGTTTCGTGACTTCAGTGTATATAGAATTTTTTATGTAAATTCTGAATCAAAGTTACCTAATCTTCTCCAATAATAAGAAatgtttttgaaaacatgaaagaaaaattgagaaaaaaataactaAATGAAGGAGAATATAGCATGATATTTTGGTAAAGCCTAAGGCAGCATTAacttcaattaattaaaatttgttGTCAGAATAATTCATCTAAATGTGGACTTATTTACTTTTTGAATAGGGAATCACGGTCATAATAAGTTAAACATATATttaaaaacaaataaaaattagAAACTTAATTAAAAAGGTTTCTTTTATCTTTAGATGGGTTCtgatatcatcatcaatctATAACCTTTCTAACTTGCTAATGGGGACAGTTATAATGGAAACAAATGCTTATGTAATCAATGTTTTTTAAGCGCCTTTGCTTCGTGAAGGAAAGTGACCGATaccatttgaaaaaaataagtATTTGACACGTTAGATCTAATGTTCCGTTGCAACTTTAACGTTAGGGGACTTCACAAAGTACAATAAACAGAAAATTGCTACCATATTTATATCTGCTTCTAACTTAGAAAAATGGCCAGTTCTAAGAAGCgttcttccaaatcttcGACCCCA is drawn from Naumovozyma castellii chromosome 10, complete genome and contains these coding sequences:
- the BAT2 gene encoding branched-chain-amino-acid transaminase BAT2 (ancestral locus Anc_4.389); translated protein: MSAPLDASRLEITPVATPSKLRPNDELVFGKTFTDHMLTIEWTSTEGWGNPQIKPYGNLSLDPSSVVFHYAFELFEGMKAYRTEDDKITMFRPDMNMIRMNKSAARICLPTFDGEQLIELIGKLIEQDKHMVPQGQGYSLYIRPTLIGTTPTLGVSTPDRALLFVICSPVGPYYKTGFKAVRLEATDYATRAWPGGVGDKKLGANYAPCVLPQLQAAERGYQQNLWLFGPEHNITEVGTMNAFFVFKDNKTGKKELVTAPLDGTILEGVTRDSILHLCRERLDSNEWEVNERYCTIDEVAEKSKKGELVEAFGSGTAAVVSPIKEIGWKGEEINVPLLPGEQSGPLTKQVAEWVAAIQYGKEKHGNWTRVIADLN
- the RPS4A gene encoding 40S ribosomal protein eS4 (ancestral locus Anc_4.382), producing MARGPKKHLKRLAAPHHWLLDKLSGCYAPRPSAGPHKLRESLPLIVFLRNRLKYALNGREVKAILMQRHVKVDGKVRTDTTYPTGFMDVITLDATNENFRLVYDVKGRFAVHRITDEEATYKLAKVKKVQLGKKGVPYVVTHDGRTIRYPDPNIKVNDTVKVDLASGKITDYIKFDAGKLVYVTGGRNLGRIGTIVHKERHDGGFDLVHIKDSLDNTFVTRLNNVFIIGEPGKPYISLPKGKGIKLTIAEERDRRRAQQGL